In Anaerolineales bacterium, the following proteins share a genomic window:
- a CDS encoding DUF87 domain-containing protein, producing the protein MADQEFYLGRAYDPKKQAVSKENVLYDPADLTTHAVVTGMTGSGKTGLCVALLEEAALQGIPAIIIDPKGDLTNLVLHFPELAPQDFQPWIDADLARRSGKTIEQIATDASASWRNGLKEWGIDQSKIQALKNSVQYSIFTPGSDAGISVSVLSSLAAPEIRWEDNREILRERISSTVTALLGLVGFNNLDPLRSREHILISNIFENAWSQGKDVDLTELILQTQTPPFDKLGAFPVDTFFPAKDRMDLAMVLNNILAAPAFETWREGQPLDVKSLLYTPEGKPRHSIFYLAHLSDAERMFFITLLFSAVETWMRTQSGATSLRAILYMDEIFGYLPPSSNPPSKEPLLRMLKQARAFGLGLLLATQNPVDVDYKGLSNAGTWFIGKLQTEQDKNRLLDGLESAAGGVSRGVFDKLISSIGKRVFILHNVHSKAPELFQTRWVMNFLAGPITRTQIPMLNQLANAEGRVASPVQPASPASSVAAPQPSFVASAPARQSPVSNLQSSNSQFSSTKPPIPAGVREYFLPQNYSLPEAFKAANQAMPAEAMIESIAYKPALLASAQIRVLDRKLGVDSEITRTAIVASPEKRGVVRWGDYAVSGKPLDNVDTSPAPSARFGTVDSPLNDSKLMTAMQKDFTDWVFRNSSVTARANQALKVFAGPDLTQAEFMKACADAARDGRDAEIAKKTATLDRQLKTLEDKLMREERELQQDQEDLRNRNIEAGINGVETVAGLFGLGRKKSLSTPMSKMRMARNAKEDVRESEDAINQFKTDIVNLQRQREEVISEINDRWGRAASETTEVTVNPKKTDVYVNVFGVGWLPYYIVKTNGDPLELPAFGVE; encoded by the coding sequence ATGGCAGATCAAGAATTTTATCTTGGACGCGCATACGACCCGAAAAAGCAGGCGGTTTCAAAAGAGAATGTGTTATATGACCCGGCTGACCTCACAACTCACGCCGTTGTGACCGGTATGACCGGCTCCGGCAAAACCGGTTTGTGCGTTGCGCTTCTCGAAGAAGCCGCTTTGCAGGGCATCCCCGCCATCATCATTGACCCCAAAGGCGACCTGACGAATCTCGTCTTGCACTTCCCCGAACTTGCCCCGCAAGATTTTCAACCGTGGATTGACGCCGACCTCGCACGCCGCTCCGGCAAAACTATCGAACAGATCGCAACGGACGCGTCCGCCTCGTGGCGTAACGGGCTGAAAGAGTGGGGCATTGATCAAAGCAAAATTCAGGCGCTTAAAAATTCCGTGCAATATTCCATTTTTACGCCGGGCTCCGATGCGGGAATCTCGGTGAGCGTATTATCGTCGCTTGCCGCGCCGGAGATTCGATGGGAAGACAACCGCGAAATCCTGCGTGAACGCATTTCCAGCACGGTCACTGCCTTACTGGGATTAGTCGGCTTTAATAACCTCGACCCGCTTCGTTCGCGCGAACACATTTTGATCTCCAATATTTTCGAGAACGCGTGGAGTCAAGGCAAAGACGTTGACCTGACCGAACTCATCCTACAAACGCAAACGCCGCCCTTCGACAAACTCGGCGCGTTCCCGGTAGACACGTTCTTCCCCGCCAAAGATCGCATGGATCTCGCGATGGTGTTGAATAACATCCTCGCCGCGCCCGCCTTCGAAACGTGGCGCGAGGGCCAACCGCTCGATGTGAAATCGTTGTTGTACACGCCAGAAGGCAAGCCGCGCCACAGCATCTTCTATCTCGCGCACTTGTCCGACGCCGAGCGCATGTTCTTCATCACTTTGTTATTTTCTGCCGTTGAAACATGGATGCGCACACAAAGCGGCGCGACCTCCCTGCGCGCGATCCTCTACATGGATGAAATTTTTGGTTACTTGCCTCCATCCAGCAATCCGCCATCTAAAGAGCCGTTGCTCCGCATGTTGAAGCAAGCGCGCGCCTTTGGTTTGGGCTTGTTGCTCGCCACACAAAACCCCGTGGATGTTGACTACAAAGGCTTGTCCAACGCTGGCACGTGGTTCATCGGCAAATTGCAAACCGAGCAGGATAAAAACCGCTTGCTCGACGGGCTCGAAAGCGCGGCGGGTGGCGTCTCGCGTGGCGTGTTCGATAAGTTGATCTCTTCCATCGGCAAGCGCGTGTTTATTTTGCACAATGTCCACTCCAAAGCGCCCGAACTATTTCAAACGCGCTGGGTGATGAACTTCCTCGCGGGTCCCATCACGCGGACTCAAATTCCCATGTTGAACCAACTCGCCAATGCGGAAGGACGCGTCGCTTCCCCCGTTCAGCCTGCTTCGCCAGCGTCGAGCGTTGCCGCGCCTCAGCCGTCGTTCGTGGCGTCCGCTCCCGCACGGCAGTCTCCAGTCTCCAATCTCCAATCTTCTAATTCTCAATTCTCTTCTACCAAACCTCCCATTCCCGCCGGCGTGCGCGAATATTTTCTCCCGCAAAATTATTCACTGCCGGAAGCCTTCAAAGCCGCGAATCAAGCGATGCCCGCTGAAGCCATGATCGAAAGTATCGCATACAAACCCGCATTGCTGGCTTCCGCTCAGATCCGAGTCTTGGATCGCAAACTCGGCGTAGACAGTGAGATCACGCGCACAGCCATTGTCGCCTCGCCTGAAAAGCGCGGCGTTGTCCGCTGGGGAGACTATGCCGTCAGCGGCAAACCGCTCGACAACGTGGATACATCCCCCGCGCCTTCGGCGAGATTTGGCACAGTGGATTCGCCGTTGAACGACTCGAAGTTAATGACTGCTATGCAAAAAGACTTCACCGATTGGGTGTTCCGCAATTCGTCCGTCACCGCGCGGGCAAACCAAGCGTTGAAAGTATTCGCCGGTCCCGATCTAACGCAGGCGGAATTCATGAAAGCCTGCGCCGACGCGGCGCGCGATGGGCGCGATGCCGAGATCGCCAAAAAGACAGCCACGTTGGATCGTCAACTCAAAACGCTCGAAGATAAACTGATGCGCGAAGAACGTGAATTACAGCAGGATCAAGAAGACCTAAGGAATCGAAACATCGAAGCCGGTATCAACGGCGTGGAAACGGTGGCTGGGTTGTTCGGGCTGGGACGCAAGAAGAGTCTTTCTACGCCGATGTCGAAAATGCGCATGGCTCGCAACGCAAAGGAAGACGTGCGCGAATCCGAAGATGCGATTAATCAATTTAAGACTGATATCGTCAACTTGCAACGACAACGCGAAGAGGTCATCAGCGAGATCAACGACCGCTGGGGACGAGCCGCGAGCGAAACCACCGAGGTGACGGTCAACCCGAAGAAGACGGATGTGTACGTCAACGTATTCGGCGTCGGCTGGCTGCCATATTACATCGTGAAGACGAACGGCGATCCGTTGGAACTTCCTGCTTTCGGCGTCGAATGA
- a CDS encoding response regulator: MIGEPVLVMLVEDNMDHAELVIRTLEEHRIANRVHHFLDGQSALDYLFQRGEFSDPATSPHPHVILLDLRLPRVDGIDVLRAIKEDDELKSIPVVILTTSEAEKDVTKAYYNHANSYLVKPVGFEEFKKLMDDLGFYWLGWNTHPRIQE; the protein is encoded by the coding sequence ATGATCGGTGAACCCGTCCTCGTCATGCTTGTCGAAGATAACATGGATCATGCAGAATTGGTTATCCGCACCCTCGAGGAGCATCGCATCGCAAATCGAGTACACCACTTTCTGGATGGACAATCTGCATTAGATTACCTGTTTCAACGCGGCGAATTTTCCGATCCGGCAACGTCGCCTCATCCCCATGTAATCCTGCTCGACCTGCGCCTGCCCCGAGTGGATGGAATTGACGTTCTGCGCGCCATCAAAGAAGACGACGAACTCAAATCCATCCCAGTGGTCATTCTTACCACCTCAGAAGCGGAGAAGGATGTCACCAAGGCGTATTACAATCACGCCAACAGTTATCTGGTCAAGCCAGTGGGGTTCGAAGAGTTCAAAAAACTGATGGACGATCTGGGCTTCTATTGGCTCGGATGGAACACACACCCTCGCATCCAAGAATAA
- a CDS encoding phosphoglycerate kinase, whose translation MNKKTVKDIDLKNKRVLMRVDFNVPMADGKVTDDKRIRAALPTIQYCLDQGASVILMSHLGRPKSASDSQFGLRAAAEVLSALLARPVNMAPDCVGPDVEKMAKAMKSGDVLMLENTRFHAGEEKNDREFAKQLASLGEVYVNDAFGSAHRAHASTEGVARFLPAVSGFLMEQELEYLGRAVANPEHPYIAILGGAKISDKILVVETLLAKCDKLIIGGGMANTFLAAQGLNMQDSLVEASSLETAKEIMAKSGDKLILPVDAVIADKFAEDANTQVVDVDKIPAGWRMLDVGPKTVGVYKAALEGARLIVWNGPVGVFEMPKFAEGTFALARMLAESKAVTVIGGGDSASAVKKAGVAKQMTHVSTGGGASLEFLEGKELPGVAALQNK comes from the coding sequence ATGAACAAAAAAACCGTCAAAGACATTGACCTCAAAAACAAACGCGTGTTGATGCGCGTGGATTTCAACGTCCCAATGGCGGACGGCAAAGTGACCGACGACAAGCGCATCCGCGCCGCCCTGCCGACGATTCAATATTGCTTGGATCAGGGCGCGTCCGTCATCTTGATGAGTCATTTGGGGCGACCAAAATCCGCTTCGGATTCTCAATTCGGCCTGCGCGCGGCGGCGGAAGTTTTATCCGCCCTTTTAGCGCGTCCCGTCAACATGGCGCCCGATTGCGTGGGACCCGATGTTGAAAAAATGGCGAAAGCGATGAAGTCTGGCGATGTGTTGATGCTCGAAAACACGCGCTTCCACGCGGGCGAAGAGAAGAACGACCGCGAATTTGCAAAACAACTTGCTTCGCTTGGCGAAGTATACGTTAACGACGCGTTCGGGTCGGCGCACCGCGCTCACGCCTCCACTGAAGGCGTCGCCCGATTCCTGCCAGCCGTTTCAGGCTTCTTGATGGAGCAGGAACTCGAATACCTCGGGCGTGCGGTAGCGAATCCTGAACATCCCTACATTGCGATTCTCGGTGGTGCGAAAATCAGCGACAAGATTCTCGTCGTCGAAACCCTGCTCGCCAAATGCGACAAGCTCATCATCGGCGGAGGGATGGCGAACACCTTCCTCGCCGCGCAGGGACTAAACATGCAAGACAGTCTCGTTGAAGCGTCCTCGTTGGAGACTGCGAAAGAGATCATGGCGAAATCTGGCGATAAATTGATTCTGCCAGTGGACGCGGTCATCGCGGACAAATTCGCCGAGGACGCGAACACCCAAGTCGTTGACGTGGACAAAATCCCTGCGGGCTGGCGCATGTTAGACGTGGGACCGAAAACCGTCGGCGTGTATAAAGCCGCGTTGGAGGGAGCCAGGTTGATCGTCTGGAATGGACCCGTCGGCGTGTTCGAGATGCCGAAGTTCGCCGAAGGAACGTTTGCCCTCGCGCGCATGTTGGCAGAATCCAAAGCAGTCACCGTGATTGGCGGCGGCGATTCGGCGAGCGCGGTCAAGAAGGCGGGAGTCGCCAAACAGATGACGCATGTCTCCACTGGCGGCGGCGCCTCGCTAGAGTTTTTGGAAGGCAAAGAATTGCCTGGCGTTGCCGCATTACAGAATAAATGA
- the tpiA gene encoding triose-phosphate isomerase: MNKTVAEGRELVAAMLTPLRGIAGVEKVLCPPFTSLPSVSAALAGTDVGVGAQNMHWEEKGAFTGELAPSMVKEFCGYVILGHSERRAYFGETDEGVNRKVHAAMKAGLTPIVCVGETLEQYEAGLTAEVVARQMKAGLANIESAVASRVVVAYEPVWAIGTGKASSGENANGVVRQVIRSALSDLFDDTIAQAVRVLYGGSVTASNASEFFSQPEIDGALVGGASLKPDEFVAIVKSSQQ; encoded by the coding sequence ATGAATAAGACCGTCGCGGAAGGACGCGAGCTGGTCGCGGCGATGCTCACACCGTTGCGCGGGATCGCGGGCGTGGAGAAAGTCCTTTGCCCGCCATTCACGTCGCTTCCATCGGTGTCTGCCGCGCTGGCTGGCACGGATGTTGGCGTCGGCGCGCAGAACATGCACTGGGAGGAGAAAGGCGCGTTCACCGGCGAACTCGCTCCGAGCATGGTGAAGGAATTTTGCGGTTATGTCATCCTCGGTCACTCGGAACGGCGCGCTTACTTTGGCGAGACGGATGAAGGGGTGAATCGCAAAGTCCACGCGGCGATGAAAGCCGGCCTGACGCCGATCGTCTGCGTTGGCGAAACGCTCGAACAATATGAAGCGGGTCTCACAGCGGAAGTCGTTGCGCGGCAGATGAAAGCCGGGTTGGCGAATATCGAGTCCGCAGTTGCATCCCGGGTTGTCGTCGCGTATGAACCGGTCTGGGCAATCGGCACGGGCAAAGCCTCCAGCGGCGAGAACGCGAACGGGGTGGTGAGACAGGTCATCCGTTCGGCGTTGAGCGATTTGTTCGATGATACAATCGCCCAAGCAGTGCGCGTCCTCTATGGCGGTTCGGTAACCGCATCCAATGCGTCTGAATTTTTTTCCCAGCCTGAAATTGACGGCGCGCTCGTCGGCGGCGCAAGCCTCAAGCCCGATGAGTTCGTCGCGATTGTAAAATCATCTCAACAATAA
- a CDS encoding HEAT repeat domain-containing protein, translating into MNKLESLLADLTSGDESRAESSVPALIELGEDAIPALVGLTKSPNADSRWWALCALSQSPLSQTGWLIPFLDDPAPAVRQCAALGLAQKPDEAAIQPLVRALTDSDAMVCHLAANALIAIGKPAVPSLIEAVKSEAQSVRIHALRALAEIRDHRAIPVLMQVIEEDSALLGHWAKEGLERLGLDMVYLKPV; encoded by the coding sequence GTGAACAAACTCGAAAGCCTGCTGGCTGACCTGACGAGCGGAGACGAATCCCGTGCGGAGAGTTCGGTACCGGCGTTGATCGAATTAGGCGAGGATGCGATTCCCGCGTTGGTGGGTTTGACCAAATCCCCCAATGCGGATTCCCGCTGGTGGGCGTTGTGCGCCCTTTCGCAATCGCCTCTTTCTCAGACGGGCTGGCTGATTCCGTTCCTCGACGACCCCGCCCCTGCAGTGCGCCAGTGCGCCGCGTTGGGGCTGGCGCAAAAACCCGACGAAGCCGCGATCCAGCCGCTCGTCCGCGCGTTGACCGATAGCGATGCGATGGTCTGCCATCTCGCGGCGAACGCGTTGATCGCCATCGGCAAACCAGCCGTCCCGTCGTTGATCGAAGCGGTGAAATCCGAAGCGCAGTCTGTTAGAATCCACGCCTTGCGCGCGCTGGCAGAGATCCGCGACCATCGTGCCATCCCCGTGCTGATGCAAGTCATCGAAGAAGATTCGGCATTGTTGGGGCATTGGGCGAAAGAAGGTTTGGAGCGGCTTGGCTTGGATATGGTATATCTGAAACCGGTATAA
- a CDS encoding LCP family protein — protein sequence MKFKRPSIRAIVFWAVIAAVAIGAFVFVRNLTTCWVITPLPGSPPSSCGTVSTGGESPILTNDDGTPVPSVENLPPPVVIPDSDLPPAWDGASRITVLVIGLDARDTDTSAPRSDTMILLTIDPLTKTAGMLSIPRDMWVNIPGFGYSRINTAYSSGEGNKLPGGGPELARKTVEQFIGVPIQYYAQVDFNTFVQFIDRIGKIEIYNDEELRLDPVGGGTDKIKLTCCGPRTLNGTTALAYARYRKGDDGDFGRARRQQKVIIAIRDKVLDPANFPTLISQADEFYNEFSSGIRTNMPLDTAIQLAVLAKDIPVTSIKHGLIDTSMVAFDNVILGGQDAAVMKPLPDKIRVLRDEIFTSGGAVSPLAGGGDLTALMQADGARVRLLNGAFSPNLEVNTGNYFIAQGMAVTEVGPADRAYDRTVIVLHSPKLYTLKYLQSVFGISSSTQILIKPDPASTVDIEIFLGNDWANNNPMP from the coding sequence ATGAAATTTAAACGGCCCTCGATCCGCGCGATCGTCTTTTGGGCGGTGATCGCCGCTGTTGCGATCGGCGCCTTTGTGTTCGTGCGAAATCTGACCACGTGTTGGGTGATCACGCCTTTGCCCGGCTCGCCGCCGTCGAGTTGTGGAACGGTATCCACCGGTGGCGAGTCTCCGATTCTGACGAACGATGATGGCACGCCTGTGCCTAGCGTGGAAAATCTTCCGCCTCCTGTTGTTATTCCCGATAGCGATCTGCCTCCCGCTTGGGACGGCGCCAGCCGCATCACGGTGCTGGTAATTGGTTTGGACGCGCGCGATACCGATACCAGCGCGCCGCGTTCCGACACGATGATCCTTTTGACGATTGACCCGCTGACGAAAACTGCGGGCATGTTGTCCATTCCGCGTGATATGTGGGTGAATATTCCGGGCTTCGGCTATAGCCGCATCAACACGGCATATTCCTCCGGCGAGGGCAACAAACTCCCCGGCGGCGGACCCGAATTGGCGCGCAAAACCGTCGAGCAATTCATCGGCGTCCCGATCCAATACTATGCCCAGGTTGACTTCAATACGTTCGTCCAGTTCATTGACCGCATCGGGAAGATCGAAATTTACAATGACGAGGAACTGCGCCTCGACCCGGTCGGCGGCGGCACGGACAAGATCAAACTGACGTGCTGTGGACCGCGCACGTTGAATGGCACGACCGCGCTGGCGTATGCACGTTATCGCAAAGGCGACGACGGCGATTTTGGGCGCGCACGCCGCCAACAAAAAGTGATCATCGCCATCCGCGATAAAGTGCTCGACCCTGCCAACTTTCCCACCTTGATCTCGCAAGCGGACGAGTTTTACAACGAGTTCTCCTCGGGCATCCGCACCAACATGCCGCTGGATACCGCCATTCAACTGGCGGTGTTGGCGAAAGACATCCCGGTGACAAGCATCAAGCATGGCTTGATTGATACAAGCATGGTCGCCTTTGATAATGTGATCCTTGGCGGGCAGGACGCGGCTGTTATGAAGCCCCTGCCGGATAAGATTCGCGTACTCCGCGACGAGATTTTCACGTCGGGGGGCGCGGTCAGCCCGCTGGCTGGGGGCGGCGACCTCACCGCGCTGATGCAAGCCGACGGGGCGCGCGTGCGTTTGTTGAACGGCGCGTTCTCGCCCAATCTTGAAGTGAACACCGGCAATTATTTCATTGCGCAAGGCATGGCGGTGACAGAAGTCGGACCTGCCGACCGCGCCTATGATCGCACAGTGATCGTCTTGCATTCGCCAAAACTCTACACGCTGAAATATTTGCAATCCGTGTTCGGCATTTCCTCCAGCACGCAAATACTGATCAAACCAGACCCCGCCTCCACGGTGGATATAGAGATCTTCCTCGGCAACGACTGGGCGAACAACAACCCGATGCCATAA
- a CDS encoding protein kinase: MSFNAGDNVGPYKIIEQLGQGGMATVYKAYHASLDRYVALKALHPAFGEDATFSTRFQREARVVAKLEHPHIVPVYDYAQHEGRPYLVMKYIEGDTLKALLNKGPLTSAQIEKVVDSVGSALAYAHKQGILHRDIKPSNVLVTPDGEMYLADFGLARIAQSGESTLSSDMIMGTPQYISPEQAMGKKDLDDGTDIYSFAVMLYEMVVGQVPFSADTPFSIIHDHIYTPLPLPQTINPSVPEPVQRVLLKALAKERADRYASVSDLVVAFKSAWTESGIPMKGTSVTIAKAVAPPEQTRMKSTAEPTKMAAKAEVAAPAPKVEKKRSSFVWVGVIVLIGLCLGALFIARQNRLFVRFLGAQNPSVNSTPVILSPTEAGPRKTDAPPTPVIQPSLENLPPEVLAAQQKAKAEPNNLDAQLDLALAQWGARMPGASYDTLSKVVSLAGPDNEAFYVQAGEKFTAIEGWLPAAAMYFQPMKTYGIGAAPETLETTFHEAVYKGAQMREAAMVLPFDKLAQVDQPIALIAQSRNAFYLGRLDEANMFLNQVKRLDPNMPEAFLLEAEIASLTDKPNEARIILNGLIADLSAPQWVRAFAEEILGKLP; this comes from the coding sequence ATGTCTTTTAACGCCGGCGATAACGTCGGACCATACAAGATCATCGAGCAGTTGGGGCAGGGCGGCATGGCGACCGTGTACAAAGCCTATCACGCCTCGCTGGATCGGTACGTTGCGCTCAAAGCCCTGCATCCGGCGTTTGGCGAGGACGCGACCTTTTCTACACGTTTTCAGCGCGAGGCGCGCGTGGTGGCAAAACTTGAACACCCGCATATTGTTCCAGTGTATGACTATGCCCAGCATGAGGGGCGACCGTATCTGGTGATGAAATATATCGAGGGGGATACGCTCAAGGCTCTGCTAAATAAAGGACCTTTGACTTCGGCTCAAATCGAAAAAGTGGTGGACTCGGTCGGGTCTGCTTTGGCGTATGCGCATAAGCAGGGGATTCTCCATCGCGACATCAAACCGTCCAACGTGCTGGTGACGCCCGACGGTGAAATGTATCTCGCCGATTTCGGCTTAGCGCGCATCGCTCAATCGGGCGAGTCGACTCTTTCGTCCGATATGATCATGGGTACGCCGCAATATATTTCGCCGGAACAAGCGATGGGGAAGAAAGACCTCGACGATGGCACGGATATTTATTCATTTGCGGTAATGCTGTACGAAATGGTGGTGGGACAAGTTCCGTTCAGCGCGGATACTCCGTTTTCAATTATTCACGATCACATTTACACGCCGCTTCCGCTTCCGCAGACGATCAACCCAAGCGTGCCGGAGCCGGTACAGCGCGTGTTGTTGAAAGCGTTGGCGAAAGAGCGTGCAGACCGTTATGCCTCTGTGAGCGATTTGGTCGTAGCGTTCAAATCCGCATGGACAGAATCGGGGATTCCGATGAAGGGCACGTCGGTGACGATCGCGAAAGCGGTCGCGCCGCCGGAGCAGACGCGGATGAAGTCCACGGCCGAGCCGACTAAAATGGCGGCGAAGGCTGAGGTTGCCGCGCCAGCCCCAAAGGTCGAAAAGAAGCGTTCGTCGTTCGTCTGGGTGGGTGTGATTGTGTTAATCGGTTTGTGTCTCGGCGCGTTATTCATCGCGCGTCAAAATCGTCTTTTTGTGCGTTTCCTCGGCGCGCAAAACCCATCTGTAAATTCTACGCCGGTGATTCTTTCGCCGACGGAGGCGGGTCCGCGTAAAACGGACGCGCCGCCTACGCCTGTGATTCAACCTTCGTTGGAAAATCTGCCGCCCGAGGTGCTCGCGGCTCAGCAAAAAGCAAAAGCGGAGCCGAACAACCTAGACGCGCAATTGGATTTGGCGCTCGCGCAATGGGGCGCGAGGATGCCTGGGGCTTCGTATGATACGTTGTCGAAAGTAGTTTCGCTTGCCGGTCCCGATAACGAAGCGTTTTATGTGCAGGCGGGCGAAAAATTTACCGCCATCGAAGGCTGGCTTCCGGCGGCGGCGATGTATTTTCAGCCGATGAAAACGTACGGCATCGGCGCGGCGCCGGAGACGCTTGAAACCACGTTCCATGAGGCGGTTTATAAAGGCGCACAGATGCGGGAGGCGGCGATGGTGTTGCCGTTCGATAAACTGGCGCAGGTGGATCAGCCGATCGCGCTGATCGCGCAGTCGCGCAACGCGTTCTATCTTGGGCGGCTCGACGAAGCCAATATGTTTTTGAATCAAGTCAAGCGGCTCGACCCGAACATGCCGGAAGCCTTTTTGCTCGAAGCCGAGATCGCTTCGTTGACCGATAAGCCAAATGAGGCGCGCATTATTCTGAATGGATTGATCGCCGATCTCTCTGCGCCGCAATGGGTGCGCGCGTTTGCGGAAGAGATCCTCGGCAAACTTCCGTAA
- a CDS encoding VanW family protein has protein sequence MTSISHPYQKTPVLPQFIAALVSGGTLFLGILLIWTLGFQLVYAGRIFPGVSVAGVDLSGLTRDEAAVKLSQTLSYPLNGKILFRDAEKAWVASPAELGMVFDPSSSAATAYDLGRRGGLFAALSSQSRALGKGVNVPPVILFDQRVAFQYLSQIAAQVNQPVTEASLHLEGANVVASPGQVGRELKIDATLIYLGAQLQTFADGEVSLVIQEVQPQILDVSAQAETARQVLSQPLTLTIPNSADGDPGPYVYDTQVLANLLGVQRVQNGNQTEVHVALNSAGLRSLLAPVKTQIDRPASNAKFIFNDETKQLDLMEDSKTGRVMDLDASIAAINDGLLRGEHSVSLVIVEDQPKIAGTATGQELGITELIASETSYFYGSSEERIQNIQAAAARFHGVMVAPGETFSMGEAMGDVSLENGFAEALIIFGGRTIKGVGGGVCQVSTTLFRTVFNAGFPVVERYSHAYRVSYYEMTASGAVDNRLAGLDATVYFPLVDFKFKNNSPYWILMETYVNVSGRSLTWKFYSTSDGRSVSWDTTGPINIVPAPPPLFEENPELKKNEMKPVDYAANGADVTVTRTVYQNGAVLFQDQFITHYEPWQAICQYGPDSRNPEKLAAEKNLCRSPST, from the coding sequence ATGACATCTATTTCCCATCCATATCAAAAAACACCCGTCCTGCCGCAATTTATCGCCGCGTTGGTGAGCGGCGGAACTCTGTTCCTCGGCATCCTCCTCATTTGGACATTGGGATTCCAACTCGTCTACGCCGGGCGGATCTTTCCCGGCGTTTCCGTCGCCGGCGTTGACCTCTCCGGTTTGACGCGTGACGAAGCCGCGGTGAAATTAAGCCAGACGTTATCGTATCCGCTCAACGGGAAGATTCTCTTCCGCGATGCGGAAAAGGCATGGGTGGCAAGCCCTGCCGAATTAGGCATGGTGTTCGATCCCTCATCCAGCGCCGCGACAGCCTACGATCTGGGAAGACGGGGCGGATTATTTGCGGCTTTGTCCAGTCAGTCGCGCGCATTGGGAAAGGGAGTGAACGTCCCGCCGGTCATCCTGTTCGATCAGCGCGTGGCGTTCCAATATTTGAGTCAAATTGCCGCGCAAGTCAACCAGCCGGTGACCGAAGCCAGCCTGCATCTCGAAGGCGCGAACGTGGTTGCGAGTCCCGGTCAGGTGGGGCGCGAATTGAAGATTGACGCGACGCTCATTTACCTCGGCGCGCAATTACAGACCTTTGCCGATGGCGAAGTGAGCCTTGTGATTCAAGAAGTCCAGCCGCAGATTCTCGACGTCAGCGCGCAAGCGGAGACCGCGCGGCAGGTGTTGAGCCAGCCTCTAACGTTGACGATTCCCAACTCGGCAGATGGCGACCCGGGTCCGTACGTCTACGATACGCAAGTGTTGGCGAACTTGCTCGGCGTCCAACGCGTGCAGAATGGAAATCAGACCGAAGTGCATGTAGCGCTCAACTCAGCGGGACTCCGCAGTTTGCTCGCGCCTGTGAAAACCCAAATAGACCGCCCGGCATCGAACGCCAAGTTCATCTTCAACGATGAAACCAAGCAGTTGGATCTGATGGAAGATTCCAAGACGGGCCGCGTGATGGATTTGGACGCCAGCATCGCCGCCATCAACGACGGCTTACTGCGCGGCGAGCATTCCGTCTCGTTGGTGATCGTGGAAGATCAGCCCAAGATCGCCGGCACAGCCACCGGGCAGGAACTTGGTATCACCGAACTGATCGCCTCGGAAACATCCTATTTTTACGGCTCGAGCGAGGAACGGATACAAAATATCCAAGCCGCGGCGGCGCGCTTTCACGGCGTGATGGTCGCGCCGGGCGAAACCTTCTCGATGGGTGAGGCGATGGGCGACGTAAGCCTCGAAAACGGATTCGCCGAAGCGCTCATCATTTTCGGCGGGCGGACGATCAAAGGCGTGGGCGGCGGCGTGTGTCAAGTCAGCACCACGTTGTTCCGCACGGTGTTCAACGCTGGTTTCCCGGTGGTGGAGCGCTATTCCCACGCCTATCGCGTTTCATATTACGAGATGACCGCTAGCGGCGCGGTGGATAATCGCCTCGCCGGGCTTGATGCAACGGTGTACTTCCCGCTGGTAGATTTCAAATTTAAAAACAATTCGCCGTATTGGATTCTGATGGAGACCTACGTCAATGTGTCTGGTCGCTCGCTCACGTGGAAGTTTTACTCCACCTCCGACGGGCGCAGTGTGTCGTGGGATACAACGGGTCCGATTAATATCGTCCCCGCTCCGCCTCCGCTGTTTGAAGAAAACCCTGAACTCAAGAAAAATGAGATGAAGCCGGTAGACTATGCCGCGAACGGTGCGGATGTGACCGTCACGCGCACTGTCTACCAAAACGGCGCGGTCTTGTTCCAAGATCAATTCATCACACATTACGAGCCGTGGCAAGCCATCTGCCAATACGGACCCGACTCGCGAAACCCGGAAAAACTTGCCGCCGAGAAAAATCTGTGCCGTTCGCCGTCTACGTGA